In Cucurbita pepo subsp. pepo cultivar mu-cu-16 chromosome LG04, ASM280686v2, whole genome shotgun sequence, the following are encoded in one genomic region:
- the LOC111793369 gene encoding probable receptor-like protein kinase At5g61350 yields MAEPSSNSLPVDSLGDIDDYISANEGEGSLTWNMFSHVFEFVQNGNRAFRDNNFEEAIKCYSRANNIKPGDPVILNNRSAAYIRISRFLKDRPPSASEYRPLNGLDPTVLAELALKDAEKLMDQCSKSVKPYILKANALILLEKYDIAKDIILSGLQIDPLSNPLQASLQRLERIAVSQTGRGRHGLPDRSDEFDCTLCFKLLYEPITTPCGHSFCRSCLFQSMDRGNKCPLCRTVLFISSRTCAISVTLSNIIQKNFPEEYAERKSEHDGLANFGIDIMPLFVMDVVIPCQKFPLHIFEPRYRLMVRRVMEGNHRMGMVIVDSTTGSIADFACEVEITECEPLADGRFYLEIESRRRFRIIRSWDQDGYRVAEIEWVNDVAPAEGTREQAELQEMTNNAAEYAQSWIRKAKEASRRVMGFLTDHSKHDRLLNVEAMMPSSRDPERFSFWLATLSNRRPLERLELLRMTDTRERIRRGLVYLKAEEQGCQMQSAVSPPCPPPPLLLLRRRRRSPSHSTSKKSPLPPLPAAMGGEFCTTPFPSSLFLLSLFLFFSLSSAIHPSFVPFSPRDNYLIDCGSPEQTHLDDGRIFKSDRESTSLLATEEDVQTSIDSIPVNASVSPLSSWALPLFRTARIFPSDSTYTFFISQAGRHWIRLYFYPLPHPNYNLSDSVFTVTTDSFVLLHDFSIKADSKIVSKEYLINITTDRFSLQFKPKKNSSAFINAIEIVSAPDPLFSDSATSVSPVGFFSGLSHFALEICYRVNVGGPQIVPRNDTLSRTWETDDAYNRFPQGSKNVSVGLNSIKYPGNDLTPLIAPYWVYATAEDLQDSKTMQVSFNMSWSFNVEQSYSYLIRLHFCDIVSSVLNTLYFNVYINGMMGIADLDLSQLTGDLSTPYYRDLVLNASSVKNNTIMIQVGPSNLNSGLQDAILNGVEIMKMSNDAQSLDGLFSVDGKYMGGSRFSTMKIAAIVALGMGVMAVLFLGVMFLRWQKRPQGWEKRKSFSSWLLPLHSNQSSFFSSKSSSRKSSVFGSRRSKTGFSGIYTNVGLGRFFSLNELQVATHNFDEKAVIGVGGFGKVYVGALEDGTKLAIKRGNPSSDQGINEFRTEIEMLSKLRHRHLVSLIGYCDEQSEMILVYEYMANGPFRDHLYGSNLPPLSWKQRLEICIGAARGLHYLHTGAAQGIIHRDVKTTNILLDENFVAKVSDFGLSKAAPSLEQTHVSTAVKGSFGYLDPEYFRRQQLTDKSDVYSFGVVLFEVLCARQVINPTLPREQVNLAEWAMQNYRKGKLEKIIDPVISSSIVQGSLKKFVEAAEKCLGEYGVDRPSMGDVLWNLEYALQLQEAVSELEDPEEDKCEGLAALDKGNDDEPEGKGSASASNDASEVSVSAPLFAEVRNFQGR; encoded by the exons ATGGCCGAGCCTTCTTCGAACAGTTTGCCCGTGGATTCTCTCGGCGACATCGACGACTACATTTCG GCCAATGAAGGAGAGGGTTCATTAACATGGAACATGTTTAGTCATGTTTTTGAATTCGTACAAAACGGGAACCGAGCATTTAGAGATAATAACTTTGAAGAG gCAATCAAGTGTTACTCAAGAGCAAATAACATCAAACCAGGTGATCCGGTTATTCTCAACAACAGAAGTGCTGCTTATATCag GATTAGTCGATTCCTCAAAGATAGACCACCATCTGCTTCTGAATATCGACCATTGAATGGGTTGGATCCTACAGTACTTGCTGAA CTTGCACTAAAAGATGCTGAGAAGCTGATGGACCAATGCAGTAAATCAGTGAAACCATATATTCTGAAGGCTAATGCTCTCATTCTC CTAGAAAAATATGACATAGCAAAGGATATTATTCTATCCGGCCTTCAAATTGACCCTCTAAG CAATCCTCTTCAGGCTTCTCTTCAGAGATTGGAGAGGATAGCTGTGAGTCAGACAGGAAGGGGACGCCATGGGCTACCAGATCGTAGTGATGAATTTGATTGCACCCTTTGTTTTAAGCTTCTTTATGAACCCATCACAACTCCCTGTGGGCATTCTTTTTGCCGTTCTTGCTTATTTCAGTCGATGGATCGTG GTAATAAATGTCCGCTGTGCCGAACAGTTCTTTTTATCAGTTCAAGAACATGTGCAATCAG TGTTACGCTGAGCAACATTATACAGAAGAACTTTCCAGAGGAGTATGCTGAAAGGAAGTCAGAACATGATGGTTTGGCAAATTTTGGGATCGATATAATGCCTCTTTTTGTCATGGATGTTGTTATCCCATGTCAGAAATTCCCGCTTCACATATTTGAACCCCGCTACAGACTTATG GTCCGGAGGGTAATGGAAGGCAATCATCGTATGGGAATG GTTATTGTGGATTCTACAACAGGTTCTATCGCTGATTTTGCATGTGAAGTGGAAATTACCGA GTGTGAGCCTCTTGCGGACGGACGATTCTATCTAGAG ATTGAAAGTCGTCGAAGATTTCGTATTATTCGATCTTGGGATCAAGATGG GTATCGAGTGGCAGAGATCGAATGGGTCAATGATGTAGCTCCCGCAGAAGGGACAAGAGAGCAAGCAGAA TTGCAGGAAATGACAAATAATGCAGCAGAGTACGCTCAGTCATGGATAAGGAAGGCAAAAGAAGCATCTAGACGAG TAATGGGATTTTTGACAGATCATAGCAAACACGATAGACTTCTTAATGTGGAAGCAATGATGCCCTCATCTCGAGATCCTGAACGGTTCAGCTTCTGG CTTGCTACCCTTTCAAATCGGAGGCCCCTGGAAAGATTGGAACTTCTACGAATGACAGATACAAGAGAG AGGATAAGGCGTGGACTTGTATATCTCAAAGCAGAAGAACAGGGGTGTCAGATGCAA TCCGCCGTTTCTCCACCAtgccctcctcctcctctcctcctcctccgccgccgccgtcgcTCCCCCTCTCACTCTACCTCTAAAAAGTCTCCACTTCCTCCACTTCCGGCGGCCATGGGGGGAGAATTCTGTACCACTCCATTCCCCTCCTCCCTTTTCCTCCTCTCTctattcctcttcttctctctctcctctgctATTCATCCCTCTTTTGTTCCCTTTTCCCCTCGCGACAATTACTTGATCGACTGCGGCTCGCCGGAGCAAACCCATCTCGACGACGGCCGGATTTTCAAATCCGATCGCGAATCGACTTCTCTCCTTGCCACTGAAGAAGACGTCCAAACCTCAATCGATTCCATTCCCGTAAACGCCTCTGTTTCGCCTCTGTCTTCTTGGGCATTGCCTCTCTTCCGCACCGCCAGAATCTTCCCCAGCGATTCCACTTacactttcttcatttctcagGCCGGCCGCCATTGGATTCGCCTCTATTTTTACCCTCTTCCTCACCCTAATTATAATCTTTCCGATTCCGTTTTCACTGTCACAACAGACAGTTTCGTCCTCCTCCACGATTTCTCAATCAAGGCCGACTCCAAAATCGTCTCCAAGGAGTATCTAATCAACATCACCACTGATCGATTCTCCCTTCAATTCAAACCAAAGAAGAATTCATCGGCGTTTATCAATGCCATTGAAATCGTCTCCGCCCCCGATCCTCTGTTTTCCGATTCCGCCACCTCTGTTTCTCCGGTAGGGTTTTTTAGCGGATTGTCGCATTTCGCTCTGGAAATCTGCTACCGTGTTAATGTCGGAGGGCCTCAGATTGTTCCTAGAAACGATACGTTGTCAAGAACGTGGGAAACAGATGATGCTTATAACAGATTCCCACAGGGTTCTAAGAACGTTTCTGTGGGTTTGAACTCGATTAAATACCCTGGAAACGACTTGACTCCATTGATTGCTCCATATTGGGTTTATGCAACGGCGGAGGATCTGCAAGATTCAAAAACAATGCAAGTAAGCTTTAATATGAGCTGGAGTTTTAATGTGGAGCAGAGCTATTCGTATTTGATCAGACTCCATTTCTGTGACATTGTGAGCTCCGTCCTCAACACTTTGTACTTCAATGTTTACATCAATGGGATGATGGGTATTGCAGATCTTGACCTCTCTCAGCTCACCGGCGATCTTTCAACTCCTTACTACAGAGACCTCGTCCTCAATGCCTCCTCCGTCAAGAACAACACCATCATGATTCAG GTGGGTCCGTCGAATCTGAATTCAGGCCTTCAAGATGCAATCCTTAATGGTGTAGAGATCATGAAGATGAGCAACGATGCACAGAGCTTGGATGGGTTGTTTTCAGTGGATGGAAAATACATGGGAGGCTCAAGATTTAGCACCATGAAGATTGCAGCTATTGTGGCTTTGGGAATGGGAGTGATGGCGGTTCTGTTTCTTGGAGTAATGTTCTTGAGATGGCAGAAAAGGCCTCAAGGAtgggagaagaggaagagCTTCTCTTCATGGCTTCTCCCATTGCATTCAAATCAATCCAGTTTCTTCTCTAGCAAAAGCAGCTCCAGAAAATCAAGCGTTTTTGGGTCTCGCCGGAGCAAGACTGGGTTCTCAGGTATCTACACCAATGTCGGCCTCGGCCGTTTCTTCTCCCTCAATGAGTTACAGGTTGCGACGCATAATTTCGACGAGAAAGCAGTGATCGGCGTTGGTGGGTTCGGCAAAGTCTACGTCGGAGCATTAGAAGACGGAACCAAACTCGCTATCAAACGAGGAAACCCTAGCTCTGATCAAGGCATTAACGAGTTCAGAACTGAGATCGAAATGCTCTCCAAACTCCGCCATCGCCATCTCGTTTCCCTAATCGGTTACTGCGACGAGCAATCCGAGATGATTCTTGTGTACGAATACATGGCCAATGGCCCATTTCGCGACCATTTATACGGCTCAAATCTCCCTCCATTGTCGTGGAAACAGAGGCTCGAAATCTGCATAGGCGCCGCCCGTGGGCTGCACTATCTCCACACCGGTGCAGCTCAGGGCATCATCCACCGTGATGTGAAGACCACAAACATTCTCCTCGATGAGAATTTTGTTGCTAAAGTCTCTGATTTTGGACTCTCGAAAGCCGCCCCATCGCTGGAACAGACCCATGTCAGCACTGCAGTGAAAGGAAGCTTCGGTTACCTCGATCCAGAGTACTTCAGACGGCAACAATTGACTGATAAATCTGATGTTTACTCATTTGGGGTTGTTCTTTTCGAAGTTCTATGCGCGAGACAAGTGATAAACCCGACATTGCCGCGAGAGCAG GTGAATTTGGCGGAGTGGGCAATGCAGAATTACAGAAAAGGAAAGCTAGAGAAGATAATCGATCCTGTTATTAGCAGCTCAATAGTACAGGGATCGCTGAAGAAATTCGTGGAAGCAGCAGAGAAATGCTTGGGTGAATACGGCGTGGACAGGCCGAGCATGGGAGATGTGCTGTGGAACTTAGAATACGCTTTGCAGCTGCAAGAGGCAGTGTCAGAGCTGGAGGACCCAGAGGAAGACAAGTGCGAAGGGCTGGCGGCTTTGGACAAAGGAAACGACGATGAACCGGAAGGAAAAGGCAGTGCTTCCGCGAGTAATGATGCTTCTGAAGTGTCAGTGAGTGCTCCTCTGTTTGCAGAGGTTCGAAATTTTCAGGGAAGATGA
- the LOC111793802 gene encoding probable xyloglucan 6-xylosyltransferase 5 isoform X2: MGQDSISAQKRIGSGGNSLPTTAATTNDRGGRTMPGIPRGRQIQKTFNNIKITILCGFVTILVLRGTIGIGNLGSSEADAVNQNIIEETNRILAEIRSDSDPNDPDDPAETEINPNATYTLGPKIANWNQKRKVWLDQNPQFPNYVNKRARILLVTGSPPKPCDNPIGDHYLLKAIKNKIDYCRLHGIEIVYNLAHLDKELAGYWAKLPLFRRLMLSHPEVEWIWWMDSDALFTDMVFEIPLEKYDNYNLVVHGYPDLMFNQKSWIALNTGSFLFRNCQWSLDLLDAWAPMGPKGPIRDEAGKILTAYLKGRPAFEADDQSALIYLLLSQKDQWMDKVFLENSYYLHGYWAGLVDRYEEMIEKYHPGLGDERWPFVTHFVGCKPCGSYGDYPVERCLSSMERAFNFADNQVLNLYGFRHRGLLSPKIKRIRNETATPLESVDQNNIRWRVLHRSNTPPTK, translated from the exons ATGGGACAAGACAGTATATCGGCGCAGAAGAGAATTGGGAGTGGAGGCAATAGTTTGCCCACCACTGCAGCCACCACCAACGACAGGGGAGGCCGTACGATGCCCGGAATTCCTCGTGGCCGTCAGATCCAGAAGACTTTCAACAATATCAAGATCACAATACTCTGTGGCTTTGTCACCATCCTTGTTCTTCGTGGCACCATCGGCATCGGCAACCTTGGCAGCTCCGAGGCCGACGCTGTAAACCAAAACATCATCGAAGAAACCAACCGGATACTTGCTGAGATTCGATCTGACAGCGACCCCAACGACCCGGATGATCCTGCCGAGACCGAAATCAACCCTAATGCCACTTACACGCTTGGACCCAAGATTGCGAACTGGAATCAGAAGCGAAAGGTTTGGCTTGATCAAAACCCACAATTTCCaaattatgttaataaaaGAGCTAGGATCTTGCTTGTTACTGGTTCTCCTCCAAAACCTTGCGATAACCCAATTGGGGATCATTATTTGTTGAAGGCAATCAAGAATAAGATTGATTATTGCAGGCTTCATGGGATTGAAATAGTATACAATTTGGCTCATTTAGATAAGGAACTTGCTGGGTATTGGGCCAAGTTGCCACTGTTTCGGCGATTGATGTTGTCTCACCCTGAGGTTGAGTGGATTTGGTGGATGGATAGCGATGCTTTATTTACTGATATGGTGTTTGAGATTCCTCTGGAAAAATATGATAACTATAATTTGGTTGTTCATGGATATCCTGATTTGATGTTCAACCAGAAATCCTGGATTGCACTAAACACAGGAAGCTTTTTGTTTCGGAATTGTCAATGGTCTTTGGATTTGCTGGATGCTTGGGCTCCAATGGGACCAAAGGGTCCGATTCGAGACGAGGCTGGCAAGATTTTAACTGCATACTTGAAGGGCAGGCCAGCATTTGAGGCTGATGATCAGTCAGCTTTGATATACCTATTGCTTTCTCAGAAAGATCAATGGATGGATAAGGTGTTTCTTGAGAATTCATACTATTTGCATGGTTATTGGGCTGGATTAGTCGATAGGTACGAGGAAATGATCGAGAAGTATCACCCTGGATTAGGCGACGAAAGGTGGCCATTCGTGACGCATTTTGTTGGTTGCAAGCCTTGTGGTAGCTATGGAGATTATCCAGTTGAAAGGTGCTTGAGTAGCATGGAGAGGGCTTTTAATTTTGCTGACAATCAGGTGCTCAACCTGTATGGATTTCGCCATAGGGGCCTTTTGAGCCCCAAGATCAAGCGAATCAGGAACGAGACAGCCACTCCATTGGAGTCGGTTGATCAAAACAATAT TCGGTGGCGTGTTCTACATCGAAGTAACACGCCTCCAACCAAGTGA
- the LOC111793802 gene encoding probable xyloglucan 6-xylosyltransferase 5 isoform X1 — MGQDSISAQKRIGSGGNSLPTTAATTNDRGGRTMPGIPRGRQIQKTFNNIKITILCGFVTILVLRGTIGIGNLGSSEADAVNQNIIEETNRILAEIRSDSDPNDPDDPAETEINPNATYTLGPKIANWNQKRKVWLDQNPQFPNYVNKRARILLVTGSPPKPCDNPIGDHYLLKAIKNKIDYCRLHGIEIVYNLAHLDKELAGYWAKLPLFRRLMLSHPEVEWIWWMDSDALFTDMVFEIPLEKYDNYNLVVHGYPDLMFNQKSWIALNTGSFLFRNCQWSLDLLDAWAPMGPKGPIRDEAGKILTAYLKGRPAFEADDQSALIYLLLSQKDQWMDKVFLENSYYLHGYWAGLVDRYEEMIEKYHPGLGDERWPFVTHFVGCKPCGSYGDYPVERCLSSMERAFNFADNQVLNLYGFRHRGLLSPKIKRIRNETATPLESVDQNNXLESVDQNDIRRHVLHRSDAPPTK, encoded by the coding sequence ATGGGACAAGACAGTATATCGGCGCAGAAGAGAATTGGGAGTGGAGGCAATAGTTTGCCCACCACTGCAGCCACCACCAACGACAGGGGAGGCCGTACGATGCCCGGAATTCCTCGTGGCCGTCAGATCCAGAAGACTTTCAACAATATCAAGATCACAATACTCTGTGGCTTTGTCACCATCCTTGTTCTTCGTGGCACCATCGGCATCGGCAACCTTGGCAGCTCCGAGGCCGACGCTGTAAACCAAAACATCATCGAAGAAACCAACCGGATACTTGCTGAGATTCGATCTGACAGCGACCCCAACGACCCGGATGATCCTGCCGAGACCGAAATCAACCCTAATGCCACTTACACGCTTGGACCCAAGATTGCGAACTGGAATCAGAAGCGAAAGGTTTGGCTTGATCAAAACCCACAATTTCCaaattatgttaataaaaGAGCTAGGATCTTGCTTGTTACTGGTTCTCCTCCAAAACCTTGCGATAACCCAATTGGGGATCATTATTTGTTGAAGGCAATCAAGAATAAGATTGATTATTGCAGGCTTCATGGGATTGAAATAGTATACAATTTGGCTCATTTAGATAAGGAACTTGCTGGGTATTGGGCCAAGTTGCCACTGTTTCGGCGATTGATGTTGTCTCACCCTGAGGTTGAGTGGATTTGGTGGATGGATAGCGATGCTTTATTTACTGATATGGTGTTTGAGATTCCTCTGGAAAAATATGATAACTATAATTTGGTTGTTCATGGATATCCTGATTTGATGTTCAACCAGAAATCCTGGATTGCACTAAACACAGGAAGCTTTTTGTTTCGGAATTGTCAATGGTCTTTGGATTTGCTGGATGCTTGGGCTCCAATGGGACCAAAGGGTCCGATTCGAGACGAGGCTGGCAAGATTTTAACTGCATACTTGAAGGGCAGGCCAGCATTTGAGGCTGATGATCAGTCAGCTTTGATATACCTATTGCTTTCTCAGAAAGATCAATGGATGGATAAGGTGTTTCTTGAGAATTCATACTATTTGCATGGTTATTGGGCTGGATTAGTCGATAGGTACGAGGAAATGATCGAGAAGTATCACCCTGGATTAGGCGACGAAAGGTGGCCATTCGTGACGCATTTTGTTGGTTGCAAGCCTTGTGGTAGCTATGGAGATTATCCAGTTGAAAGGTGCTTGAGTAGCATGGAGAGGGCTTTTAATTTTGCTGACAATCAGGTGCTCAACCTGTATGGATTTCGCCATAGGGGCCTTTTGAGCCCCAAGATCAAGCGAATCAGGAACGAGACAGCCACTCCATTGGAGTCGGTTGATCAAAACAATATNTTGGAGTCGGTTGATCAAAACGATATCCGAAGGCATGTTCTTCATCGAAGCGATGCACCTCCGACCAAGTGA
- the LOC111793799 gene encoding two-component response regulator-like APRR1 isoform X1, translating into MMECKEINCNKDCGVGESNRGGGGAGFVDRSKLKILLCDNDSKSSQEVFTLLLRCSYQVISVRSARQVINALNAEGPDIDIILTEVDLPMAKGMKMLKYVTRDKELRRIPVIMMSAQDEVSVVVKCLRLGAADYLVKPLRTNELLNLWTHIWRRRRMLGLTEKQILNFDFDLATSDLSDRNTNSTTFLSDDTDDNTHRSINPELDMPRQEELDMPHQEDMSAVADATAMDPPAADSLQFQPNVQFIDENHNGPKKCKLKIGKIGESSAFFTYCKPNALKSNFQAPPAQQLRREENPLSSETDQLVSTDHCETGNACTSYSQGDGCRSSISVPDSWSMEMSSSPQTFQFSQPMSHDEEKLSQVVEHPRDESRPDVAGLLTQTKYPFYLPGGTNQVLIPPSTDFYHCKNQHDGQNHVTAAAMPQYSHLHHFPLASGMPPFPYYPLNICLQPSQMPSSHPWPPSFGNSSSTEVKLSKADIREAALIKFRQKRKERCFDKKIRYENRKQLAEKRPRVRGQFVRNGANVDLNGQPSSTGNDNDDDETL; encoded by the exons ATGATGGAATGCAAAGAGATCAATTGCAACAAGGATTGTGGTGTTGGGGAAAGTAATAGGGGCGGTGGAGGAGCTGGATTTGTTGATAGGAGTAAGCTGAAGATTTTACTGTGCGACAATGACTCCAAGAGTTCACAAGAGGTTTTTACACTTCTTTTGCGATGTTCATATCAGG TCATTTCAGTACGATCAGCTAGACAGGTGATTAATGCCTTGAATGCTGAGGGACCAGATATAGATATCATTCTAACTGAAGTAGATTTACCTATGGCCAAAGGTATGAAAATGCTCAAATATGTCACGCGGGATAAAGAGCTGCGACGTATTCCTGTGATTA TGATGTCAGCGCAAGATGAGGTATCTGTTGTTGTTAAGTGCTTGAGGCTCGGAGCAGCGGACTATCTCGTGAAGCCTTTACGAACAAATGAGCTACTAAACTTGTGGACTCACATATGGAGAAGACGGCGCATG CTCGGATTGACAGAGAagcaaattttaaatttcgaCTTTGATTTGGCGACTTCGGATCTTAGTGACCGCAATACAAATAGCACTACTTTTCTCTCAGACGACACCGATGATAACACTCATAGGAGCATTAACCCAGAATTGGACATGCCCCGTCAGGAAGAATTGGACATGCCCCATCAGGAAGATATG TCTGCTGTTGCTGATGCCACTGCCATGGACCCTCCTGCGGCTGATTCATTGCAATTTCAGCCCAACGTGCAATTTATCGATGAAAACCATAACG GCCCTAAAAAGTGTAAACTGAAAATCGGAAAAATCGGAGAGTCCTCTGCCTTCTTTACATATTGCAAACCTAATGCATTGAAAAGCAACTTTCAAGCACCACCTGCTCAACAATTGAGAAGGGAAGAGAACCCTCTATCATCTGAAACTGATCAACTGGTATCTACTGACCATTGTGAAACTGGAAATGCCTGTACAAGTTATTCGCAAGGAGATGGCTGTCGGAGTAGTATTAGTGTTCCTGATTCTTGGTCCATGGAGATGTCTAGCAGTCCCCAAACGTTCCAATTTTCTCAACCAATGAGCCATGATGAAGAAAAGTTATCTCAGGTGGTTGAGCATCCAAGAGACGAGTCTCGACCCGACGTTGCTGGATTACTGACTCAAACAAAGTATCCCTTTTATCTGCCTGGAGGCACGAATCAAGTTTTGATACCGCCGTCTACGGACTTCTACCACTGCAAGAATCAACATGATGGGCAAAATCATGTGACTGCAGCTGCAATGCCACAGTACAGTCATCTTCATCATTTCCCTCTTGCATCTGGGATGCCCCCATTTCCATATTATCCACTCAATATATGTTTGCAACCCAGTCAAATGCCTAGTTCTCATCCATGGCCGCCATCATTTGGAAATTCATCCTCCACTGAAGTGAAACTGAGTAAAGCTGATATAAGAGAGGCTGCTTTGATCAAATTTAGACAAAAGAGGAAAGAGCGATGCTTCGACAAGAAAATTAGGTACGAAAACCGTAAACAACTAGCTGAGAAGAGGCCTCGCGTGCGAGGACAATTTGTGAGGAATGGAGCAAATGTTGATCTCAACGGGCAACCTTCTTCAACTGGCAATGACAACGACGACGACGAAACGCTCTAA
- the LOC111793799 gene encoding two-component response regulator-like APRR1 isoform X2, producing MFISGHVKFVFTVISVRSARQVINALNAEGPDIDIILTEVDLPMAKGMKMLKYVTRDKELRRIPVIMMSAQDEVSVVVKCLRLGAADYLVKPLRTNELLNLWTHIWRRRRMLGLTEKQILNFDFDLATSDLSDRNTNSTTFLSDDTDDNTHRSINPELDMPRQEELDMPHQEDMSAVADATAMDPPAADSLQFQPNVQFIDENHNGPKKCKLKIGKIGESSAFFTYCKPNALKSNFQAPPAQQLRREENPLSSETDQLVSTDHCETGNACTSYSQGDGCRSSISVPDSWSMEMSSSPQTFQFSQPMSHDEEKLSQVVEHPRDESRPDVAGLLTQTKYPFYLPGGTNQVLIPPSTDFYHCKNQHDGQNHVTAAAMPQYSHLHHFPLASGMPPFPYYPLNICLQPSQMPSSHPWPPSFGNSSSTEVKLSKADIREAALIKFRQKRKERCFDKKIRYENRKQLAEKRPRVRGQFVRNGANVDLNGQPSSTGNDNDDDETL from the exons ATGTTCATATCAGG ACATGTGAAGTTTGTTTTTACAGTCATTTCAGTACGATCAGCTAGACAGGTGATTAATGCCTTGAATGCTGAGGGACCAGATATAGATATCATTCTAACTGAAGTAGATTTACCTATGGCCAAAGGTATGAAAATGCTCAAATATGTCACGCGGGATAAAGAGCTGCGACGTATTCCTGTGATTA TGATGTCAGCGCAAGATGAGGTATCTGTTGTTGTTAAGTGCTTGAGGCTCGGAGCAGCGGACTATCTCGTGAAGCCTTTACGAACAAATGAGCTACTAAACTTGTGGACTCACATATGGAGAAGACGGCGCATG CTCGGATTGACAGAGAagcaaattttaaatttcgaCTTTGATTTGGCGACTTCGGATCTTAGTGACCGCAATACAAATAGCACTACTTTTCTCTCAGACGACACCGATGATAACACTCATAGGAGCATTAACCCAGAATTGGACATGCCCCGTCAGGAAGAATTGGACATGCCCCATCAGGAAGATATG TCTGCTGTTGCTGATGCCACTGCCATGGACCCTCCTGCGGCTGATTCATTGCAATTTCAGCCCAACGTGCAATTTATCGATGAAAACCATAACG GCCCTAAAAAGTGTAAACTGAAAATCGGAAAAATCGGAGAGTCCTCTGCCTTCTTTACATATTGCAAACCTAATGCATTGAAAAGCAACTTTCAAGCACCACCTGCTCAACAATTGAGAAGGGAAGAGAACCCTCTATCATCTGAAACTGATCAACTGGTATCTACTGACCATTGTGAAACTGGAAATGCCTGTACAAGTTATTCGCAAGGAGATGGCTGTCGGAGTAGTATTAGTGTTCCTGATTCTTGGTCCATGGAGATGTCTAGCAGTCCCCAAACGTTCCAATTTTCTCAACCAATGAGCCATGATGAAGAAAAGTTATCTCAGGTGGTTGAGCATCCAAGAGACGAGTCTCGACCCGACGTTGCTGGATTACTGACTCAAACAAAGTATCCCTTTTATCTGCCTGGAGGCACGAATCAAGTTTTGATACCGCCGTCTACGGACTTCTACCACTGCAAGAATCAACATGATGGGCAAAATCATGTGACTGCAGCTGCAATGCCACAGTACAGTCATCTTCATCATTTCCCTCTTGCATCTGGGATGCCCCCATTTCCATATTATCCACTCAATATATGTTTGCAACCCAGTCAAATGCCTAGTTCTCATCCATGGCCGCCATCATTTGGAAATTCATCCTCCACTGAAGTGAAACTGAGTAAAGCTGATATAAGAGAGGCTGCTTTGATCAAATTTAGACAAAAGAGGAAAGAGCGATGCTTCGACAAGAAAATTAGGTACGAAAACCGTAAACAACTAGCTGAGAAGAGGCCTCGCGTGCGAGGACAATTTGTGAGGAATGGAGCAAATGTTGATCTCAACGGGCAACCTTCTTCAACTGGCAATGACAACGACGACGACGAAACGCTCTAA